The DNA window TCGAACTCACTTGGGTTCTCGGCCAGGAACTTACGTACCGCGCCGGTAGAGGCCAGACGCAGGTCGGTGTCGATATTCACCTTGCGCACGCCATGCTTGATGCCTTCAACGATTTCTTCCAGCGGCACACCGTAGGTCTCAGGAATGTCACCACCGTACTGGTTGATGATTTCCAGCCAGTACTGGGGCACTGAAGAAGAACCGTGCATTACCAGGTGGGTGTTGGGAATGCGGGCGTGGATTTCCTTGATGCGGTCAATGCGCAGCACATCACCGGTAGGCTTGCGGCTGAACTTGTAAGCACCGTGGCTGGTACCTATGGCGATGGCCAGGGCGTCCACATGGGTGTCGGCCACAAAGCGGGCGGCTTCTTCGGCTGTGGTCAGCAGCTGGTCATGGCTCAGGACACCTTCGGCGCCGATACCGTCTTCTTCGCCGGCAGTACCGGTTTCCAGGCTGCCCAGACAGCCGATTTCACCTTCAACAGACACACCACAGGCGTGAGCGAAAGCCACAGTCTTGCGGGTCACATCGACGTTGTAATCGTAAGAAGCAGGGGTCTTGCCATCGGCCATCAGGGAACCGTCCATCATTACCGAGCTCATGCCCAGTTGAATAGAACGTTGGCACACGTCGGGGTGGGTACCGTGATCCTGGTGGATACACACAGGGATATCAGGATACTGCTCAATGGCGGCATTCATCAGGTACTTGAGAAACACGGGGCGGGCATACTTACGGGCACCGGCAGAGGCCTGCAGGATCACAGGGCTGTCGGTGGCTTCGGCGGCCTGCATGATGGCACGCATCTGCTCCAGGTTGTTAACGTTGAACGCGGGCACACCGTAACCATGCTCGGCGGCGTGGTCCAGCAATTGACGTAGGGAAATAAGGGCCATTTTTTACTCCATTAATAGGGTGATCCACTTTGCTGAGAAGTAGGTCACCGAGGTCGCTATCGTTTGGACTGATTTTTATGCCTCCCGGTCGGGCCGGGAGGCGGTTTTTTTAATAATTTTTTATAAATGCTTTATCGCTGCGGCTCAGTTGCCACGGGCCTTGAGCATGGCCACGGCCGGCAGCTCCTTGCCTTCGAGGAACTCGAGGAAAGCGCCGCCACCGGTGGAAATGTAGGACACCTTGTCGGCGATACCGTACTTGTCCACGGCGGCCAGGGTGTCACCACCACCGGCGATGGAGAAGGCGGGAGACTCGGCGATCGCCTGGGCGATGCGCTTGGTGCCTTCACCGAACTGGTCGAACTCGAACACGCCAACAGGGCCGTTCCAAACTATGGTACCGGCGTTCTTGAGGATGGCAGCCAGAGCCTCGGCGCTGTCTGGGCCGATGTCGAAGATCATGTCATCGGCGGCCACTTCGCTCACATCTTTCAGGGTAGCCACGGCCGTTGGGCTGAACTCCTTGCCCACCACCACATCGGTCGGCACGGGAATGTCGCCACCACGGCTTTGGGCATTGGCTACCAGACGCTTGGCTTCGTCGATCAAATCAGCTTCATACAGGGACTTGCCCACCTGATTGCCGGCAGCGGCAATAAAGGTGTTGGCAATACCGCCACCCACCACCAGCTGATCCACTATGCCGGACAGGGACTCCAGCACGGTCAGCTTGGTAGACACCTTGGAGCCACCGACAATGGCCACCAGAGGACGGGCGGGATTGTCGAGCGCCTTGCCCAGGGCATCGAGCTCGGCCGCCAGCAGCGGACCGGCGCAAGCGATGGGGGCGTGCAGGCCGACGCCATTGGTGGAGGCTTCGGCGCGATGTGCTGTACCAAAGGCATCCATCACATACACGTCGCACAGGGCCGCCATCTTCTTCGACAGTGCCTCGTCGTTTTTCTTCTCACCCTTGTTGAAGCGGACGTTCTCGAACACCACCACTTCACCCACGGCCACCTCGACACCCTCGAGGTAGTCGCTGACCAGACGCACCGGGCAATCCAGGGCGGCGGCCAGGTAGTTCACCACGGGCTTCATGGAGAACTCCTCGTTGAACTCACCCTCGGTGGGGCGGCCCAGGTGCGACATCACCATCACGGCGGCGCCTTTTTCCAGCGCCAGCTTGATAGTGGGCAGGGATGCGCGCAGACGGGCATCACTGGTGACCACACCGTCGGCCACGGGTACGTTCAGATCTTCACGAATAAGCACGCGCTTGCCATTAAGATCCAGGTCTGACATCTTGATAATTGCCATTTCATCTTTCCTTTTTAATCAAAAAACAATTCTGTCATCGACGGGCGGCTCCCTGCCACCCGGATATAATCTCTTATTTCTATTGCGCTTTTATGCCAGCCATCGCCAGAGCCGTGTCCAGCATGCGGTTGGCAAAGCCC is part of the Shewanella cyperi genome and encodes:
- the fba gene encoding class II fructose-bisphosphate aldolase (catalyzes the reversible aldol condensation of dihydroxyacetonephosphate and glyceraldehyde 3-phosphate in the Calvin cycle, glycolysis, and/or gluconeogenesis); its protein translation is MALISLRQLLDHAAEHGYGVPAFNVNNLEQMRAIMQAAEATDSPVILQASAGARKYARPVFLKYLMNAAIEQYPDIPVCIHQDHGTHPDVCQRSIQLGMSSVMMDGSLMADGKTPASYDYNVDVTRKTVAFAHACGVSVEGEIGCLGSLETGTAGEEDGIGAEGVLSHDQLLTTAEEAARFVADTHVDALAIAIGTSHGAYKFSRKPTGDVLRIDRIKEIHARIPNTHLVMHGSSSVPQYWLEIINQYGGDIPETYGVPLEEIVEGIKHGVRKVNIDTDLRLASTGAVRKFLAENPSEFDPRKFLKASMEAMADICTERYEAFGCAGMASKIKPLSLQAMYKRYQTGELDPKINR
- a CDS encoding phosphoglycerate kinase yields the protein MAIIKMSDLDLNGKRVLIREDLNVPVADGVVTSDARLRASLPTIKLALEKGAAVMVMSHLGRPTEGEFNEEFSMKPVVNYLAAALDCPVRLVSDYLEGVEVAVGEVVVFENVRFNKGEKKNDEALSKKMAALCDVYVMDAFGTAHRAEASTNGVGLHAPIACAGPLLAAELDALGKALDNPARPLVAIVGGSKVSTKLTVLESLSGIVDQLVVGGGIANTFIAAAGNQVGKSLYEADLIDEAKRLVANAQSRGGDIPVPTDVVVGKEFSPTAVATLKDVSEVAADDMIFDIGPDSAEALAAILKNAGTIVWNGPVGVFEFDQFGEGTKRIAQAIAESPAFSIAGGGDTLAAVDKYGIADKVSYISTGGGAFLEFLEGKELPAVAMLKARGN